AAGGACATGTTCCGCGGCGCGGGCGTGCCCGAGCCCGAGCCGGGGTGGACCCTGGCCGAGTTCGAGTCGGCCGCCCGTGAGCTGACCGGGGAGCGGACGTACGGCTTCGTGGCGGCGCCGCAGGACGTGTGGATGTGGCCCATGGTGCTGACCAAGTCCGGGGCGCGGCCCACCGACGGGGCGGGCAGACTGCGGCTCACCACCCCCGCCATGACCGAGGGCGTGCAGTGGTACGCCGACCTGGCGGCCAGGAAGAGAGTCGCCCCCCGCCTGCCCGGGGCCGATCCCGCCTTCGCCGAGACGCAGTTCCTCAGCGGCGACGTGGCCATGGCGGCCAGCGGCCCGTGGGCGTTGCTGAACCTGAAGAACCAGGCCGGCTTCCAGGTGGGCCTGACCACGATCCCCGCCGGCCCGGACGGCAGCCGGACGTACTCCGCCGGTTCCGGGTTCGGCATCTCCAAGTCCTGCCCGGACCCGGAGCGGGCGTTCAAGGCGATCACGCTGATGACCGCCCGGAAGCAGCTGGAGTGGCTCGGCGGGGTGGGACGTGCCTATCCCTCACGGGAGTCGGCGCAGCACGCCTGGTACGAGAACGCCCGCCTCGCCGGTGCCCGCGAGGTCCTCGAAGCCGCCAACGCCACGGCGATCCCGCTGCGTACGACGAAACACTGGGACCGGGTCAACCACCTGCTCAACCAGCACGGCCCCGCCCTCTTCAGCGGGTCGAGTTCGGCGCGGCAGGTCCTGGAGCGGGTGCAGAGCCAGGCCGGGACGGGGTGACCGGAGCCGCCTGGTCCGGCCCTGGTCGTCTCCGACATCCCCAGGGCCGCGCTCGTCGCCGTCATGATCATGGCGTCGTTCGCGACCGGCCCTACGTTTCCGGAGGGAGTGCCGCTGCGCATTCCGCGAGCAGGCCGCGCAGCCACTTATGCCCCGGGTCGCTTTCCCGCGCCGCATCCCACCAGAAATGTTCGGCGAGTTGCGGCAGCGGGCGGGGCAGCGAGAAGGTCTTGAGGGGAAGCGGCGTCATGTCGGCGAGCCGGGAAGGAACGACGGCGACGAGTTCCGTGCCCGCGATGATTCCGGGCAGTGACGTCATGCTCTCCACCACGAACACGCCGCGGTCGCCCAGCCAGAAACGGCTCCAGGCCGGGTCGCCCACCACCACTTCGAACTGCTCCCGGTAGCTGCGGACCCAGCGCAGCTCCCGCAAGGCGGATTCATCCAGGGATCCGTCCACGGCGGCATTGTCGCGATCGGCCACGCCCACCCACCTGTCGGTGAAAATCTCGGCATTGGACGTCATGCCCAGGATCCCGGGCGGCACGATCAAACCGTCGGTCTCGCGCAGGAGTTCACCGGCGCGGTCCGCGTCGACCCTGGGTACGTTCAGCAGTTGGAGTTTCACTGCCGGGGCCCGCTCCATCAGTGATGTGAGCAGCGGTCCGCCCAGGACGTGCAGGACGTAGTCGGATGTCATGACGGTGAACTCGCGGCGTGAGGTTTCCGGGTCGAATCCAGCCGGAACACCCAGCACTTTCCCGACCTCTTCCAGGGCGCTGACGACAGCTGGATGGATGTCCGCCGCGAACGGCGTCAAGCGGTAGGAACCTCGTTGCCGCACGAGCAATTCGTCGTCGAAGAGGCGGCGCAGTCTGCCGAGCGCCGCGCTCAGCGTCGGTTGCGAGCGGCCCAGTTTGCTCGCGGCGCGCGAGACATTGCGTTCTGACAGCAGCGCCTCCAGCGCCACCAGCAGATTGAGATCGATATCGGCGAGACGACGTGACTTCCCCACCCCTTCATTATAGATGGCATCAATAGTGAGCATCACAAGGTTGCTGTTGTATTGATACTTCGCGGCGTCCAGACTGAGGCCCAAGATCAAGAAGTGAGAGACGGAAGGTAATTTCGTGCCTGCTGTGCAGCATGTACTCGTGATCGGCGCCGGTCCCGTCGGCCTCACCGTCGCTGCCCTGTTGGCGGACGGGGGTGTCGCCGTCGATGTGGTCGAGAAGCGTGAGGCCATCACGGCCGTGGGCGCCGGACTGCTGTTGCAGAACAACGCGTTGCGAGTGATCAAAAAGGCCGGCTTGTTCAGCCGGGTGACAGAGGCAGGGCATGTACTGAACACCTTCACGATCCGTCGCGCTGATGCTGAGGGATCCGTGGTGATGCGAGAACCGTTCCCGCGTGCGGCCACGGACGCCGCCGTGCCGGGAGCGGCGGCGATCTCCCGTCCGCGATTCGCGCGGTTCCTGCAGGAACGCGTCGACGAGGCGGGCGTCAAGCTGCGATTCGGCTGCACCTTCCGCTCCCTGCACCAACAGGGGGACAGCGTCCGGGTCGAGCTGACGGACGGCTCCCACGGTGACTACGACCTGGTCATCGGCGCAGACGGAGTGGGCTCGGCGGTACGCGACGCGGCCGGCATCACCGGCGAGCGCATCACCATCAACGCGATCATCTGGCGTTTCCTCGGACCTCCCGTCGACGGCGTCGACGATCTCGACCAGATTCACGGCAGCGGAGTCGGAGGACTTCTCCCCATCGGAAAGGACGTCCTGTACGGCTTTGTGGGCGACAGCGCCACCGCCCTGCCCAACTGGGCAAGCCTGAGTGCGGACGCCGCGGTCGACCGGGTCTTGGGGATCATGGACGAGTTCCACGGGCCGTGGGACGAGGTGAGGCGGACTTTCGACCGCGGTTCGCTGCGGCCCATGCTGCAGGACGCCTACCTGGCGGATGCACCGTGGAACCGGGGCCGGATCGTCGTCATCGGCGACGCCGCGCACAACAGCCCGCCCACCTTCGCGCAAGGGGCGGCGCAAGGCCTCGAAGACGCCTTGGTACTCGCCGAATTGCTGACGGACAGGTCCTGCGTGGACGAGCACCTCTGGGCGGAATTCCACGCCCGGCGCGTCGATAGGGCGCGCACCGTACTGCGGGCGTCCGTCGCACGCGCCAAAGCCCCGGCCGGCCGAGGCCCGGAGGGGTTCATGGACGACGAAGCCGTCGCGCACATCATCGCGACCGGGCCCTAGAGGGTGTCCGCAAAGTCGCGCCTGCCCCGCGACGCCTGGGACGCTCCCCCAAGCTCTTCGAGCAGGGGCTCCCATGACGCCGCAGGGCCCGCCCTCCGGGCGAACGACGCGACTGTGCGGACACCCCCTAGCCCCCACCGCCCATCACTCATGAGACCGGCCGCCGGCGAAAGGAACGACGACATGGACAACGCGACGGTGCAGCGACTGCTGGACGAGTCGGAGCTGCGGAAGCTGGTGCAGGCGCTGCCGCGAGCACTCGACGAACGGGATTTCGACGGCTTCGGTGCGCTGTTCACCGAGGACGCCGAGGTGGAGATCGGGGGACAGGTCCGTCGTGGCCGACAGGCGATCACCGACGGACCCAAGCGCGATCTGGCGACCCTCTACGGGGCGACGTTCCACCACATGGGGCA
This genomic stretch from Streptomyces sp. Go-475 harbors:
- a CDS encoding nuclear transport factor 2 family protein, with product MDNATVQRLLDESELRKLVQALPRALDERDFDGFGALFTEDAEVEIGGQVRRGRQAITDGPKRDLATLYGATFHHMGQIYIDLDEDEARIVTYQVAYHLPKPSEPTAHEDAGGRFHAVARRTEDGWRITRLRLEIVFAQGAPMSLDV
- a CDS encoding LysR family transcriptional regulator encodes the protein MGLSLDAAKYQYNSNLVMLTIDAIYNEGVGKSRRLADIDLNLLVALEALLSERNVSRAASKLGRSQPTLSAALGRLRRLFDDELLVRQRGSYRLTPFAADIHPAVVSALEEVGKVLGVPAGFDPETSRREFTVMTSDYVLHVLGGPLLTSLMERAPAVKLQLLNVPRVDADRAGELLRETDGLIVPPGILGMTSNAEIFTDRWVGVADRDNAAVDGSLDESALRELRWVRSYREQFEVVVGDPAWSRFWLGDRGVFVVESMTSLPGIIAGTELVAVVPSRLADMTPLPLKTFSLPRPLPQLAEHFWWDAARESDPGHKWLRGLLAECAAALPPET
- a CDS encoding sugar ABC transporter substrate-binding protein, with translation MAGPRRALRAAVALALAGTLVMACGADDGGSEPLTWSMWASGGEEQQVWHELAERVSREDPEITLRLETSSFDAYFAELDSRFARGDAPCVVSMQSLRTEGHTQGMLPLDDLIARTGFDVTDFDTSVMEGLSADGKQYALPYDVGPVILTYNKDMFRGAGVPEPEPGWTLAEFESAARELTGERTYGFVAAPQDVWMWPMVLTKSGARPTDGAGRLRLTTPAMTEGVQWYADLAARKRVAPRLPGADPAFAETQFLSGDVAMAASGPWALLNLKNQAGFQVGLTTIPAGPDGSRTYSAGSGFGISKSCPDPERAFKAITLMTARKQLEWLGGVGRAYPSRESAQHAWYENARLAGAREVLEAANATAIPLRTTKHWDRVNHLLNQHGPALFSGSSSARQVLERVQSQAGTG
- a CDS encoding FAD-dependent monooxygenase, producing the protein MPAVQHVLVIGAGPVGLTVAALLADGGVAVDVVEKREAITAVGAGLLLQNNALRVIKKAGLFSRVTEAGHVLNTFTIRRADAEGSVVMREPFPRAATDAAVPGAAAISRPRFARFLQERVDEAGVKLRFGCTFRSLHQQGDSVRVELTDGSHGDYDLVIGADGVGSAVRDAAGITGERITINAIIWRFLGPPVDGVDDLDQIHGSGVGGLLPIGKDVLYGFVGDSATALPNWASLSADAAVDRVLGIMDEFHGPWDEVRRTFDRGSLRPMLQDAYLADAPWNRGRIVVIGDAAHNSPPTFAQGAAQGLEDALVLAELLTDRSCVDEHLWAEFHARRVDRARTVLRASVARAKAPAGRGPEGFMDDEAVAHIIATGP